TTCGAGGTGCTTCTCTTCGTTGACGTGATAGACGGTCTGGCTGGGAAAAGCGAACTCGATTCCCTCCTCTTTGAAGCGTCGCATGATTTCAAGACAGGTCTTTTGAATCCAGGCCTGGTAATCCCAGTAATTGGGAGGATGATACCAGGCAAAAACGGCAATGTTGAGGCTCCAGTCGTTGAAGGCATTGAAGTAAACGCGGGGAGGAAGATCTTCTCGCATCCCCTCGTGGTTTTCAAGAATCCCCTCTACGATGTGAACGGCCCGTTCCACCTTCTCAGGCGGAGTATCATAAGTGATGGTAAGATTGGTCTGCCAACGCAGATAGGGCCTTTTCCCAATATTTTCCAGGGTGGAATTGATGATTTTCTCGTTGGGAATGGAAACCAGGTGCCCTGCCAGAGTGCGTACTCGAGTGCTCCGAAACCCTACATTTTCCACAAAACCGTCGTAGCTGTCGATGGCGATGCGCTCCCCCACCTGGAAAGGCTTGTCCAGAAGAATGGTGAGGCTCCCCAGAAAATTGGCGATGGAATCCTTCCCCGCCAGGGCAAAAGCGAGGCCTCCAATCCCGAGAGATGCGATGAGGGGGCCGACTTCGATGCCCGTCATGTTCTGCACGACCATAATGCCGCCGATAATGAGGATAAACACTCTGAGGGTTCTCCCCACAAGAGGGACCAGCATGTCGTCGATGGTGCTCTCGGTCTGCGCCGCCCATTTTCTGAGCTGCAAATCCACTACATTGACAAACCGGTAAATGAACCAAAAGAGCGCGACGGTTCCTCCGAGATCGGCAACCTTGCTGGCCACGTGATGCACATAATTGCTGCCATCGGCCGCATTGAAATACCCGAGGATGGGTGAGAGGGCCCAATAGACCCCGTAGATTCTGATGAAAAGGGAAAGGGGCTTGGAGAGCGCCTTGAGAAACAGCCGCCACCATTGGACGGCTCTCTTATCTTCAGATTGGAGCTGGAGTTTCCTCAAGAGAAAATATCTCACCATGCGTTCCACCAGCACCACAAGAACAAGCAGGAGCAGGCAGGAGATCAACTTGAGCCAGGAGATTCCCCAGAAGGCCTTGGCGGTAATCCATTTTCCGACTTTACGTGACGCCCCTTTCCCCACCTCGTCAATTTTCTTTCCAAGCATCTTCCCCGCCTGGTCCAACTTTTCAGTCTGCAGGGGAACAGGACTCTCATTGGGAGAAGGTAAGAGATTCACCGGAGCTTCGGATTCCTTCTCTTTCACTGCATCTTTTTTTTCCTGGGCTCCAGTCGCATTCTGAGCAAAAGAAAGAGAAAAAGATCCGAAAGAGAAAAAAACAAAAAATAAAATGAAAATGATAAGGCCTAAGCTCCATTTATTACGAGAAATCAACTTTTCCTCCCGTGCATGCAGTTACAGACATCACAACGATTTCGCAGGACTTGATCCAAAGCGCCTCAAAGCTACGGAAGGCTCCCTGCAGGGTTCACCCAGGCTCCAGTTCCGTCGCTGCAGAAAGCCGGCGATGGGCTCATACATTCTTCCACCCAAACGACTCTTGCGCAACCCCTATCCGAGGTCGGAGAATATATTCAATTGCTTCGAGAATATCAATGAGGGTCTCAACCGTTCACCAGCGAGGTTTGATGGACGAATCCCACCGTTCAAAATAATCAGGTGATTGTTCTTGACATTATATGCATTCTGACTTATTTTGATTTTGTTATCGCGGGGTGGAGCAGTCCGGTAGCTCGTCGGGCTCATAACCCGAAGGTCAGAGGTTCGAATCCTCTCCCCGCTACCAGGAAAATCAAGGGCTTATGGGAGACCATGAGCCCTTTTTTTGTTCCTCACACTATTCCCCACACCCACGCTGGAAATAAAACTTTAGAGAGCACAACGATATTCAGTTTTCAAAGAGCGGTATTCAGACCTCTCCGGAGACATTTTTAAGGTTTTTGGGAGGGATCTCCCTCTTTCCCGTGCCGCTACATAGAGGGATTCAAGCCTTTGGACCTTGCTCTTGAGCTGGATCAAGTCTTCCATGATGCCTTCAGGAGACGTTCTCCGTGCGTTTACGGAAGGTCCAGTAGGAGTTCAGAAAGTAGTTGACAAGTGTTGCCGGCACAATGCTTGCGCCCTGGTGCACGACGGGATTCACCTGCGGGAAGAGCAGGTTCAGGAGCATGAACGAACTGTAGCTGATCCCGAGTGCGAGCACGGAGACGAGGTTGAACTTGATGCCTCTCACCGAAAACCTGGTACAGGTTTCCCTCGAGCCGAAGGTCCAGCAGTTGTTGAAGAGGAAATTCCAGAGGATGGAGAGTTCGATTGCGATGGGGGAGGCGATATACTTGTTAAGGTCCAATTTGAGAAGAATACTGAAGCAGCCGAGGTTTACCACAATGCCTGAGGCTCCTACGGCTGCAAATTTG
This region of Desulforhabdus amnigena genomic DNA includes:
- a CDS encoding mechanosensitive ion channel family protein — encoded protein: MKEKESEAPVNLLPSPNESPVPLQTEKLDQAGKMLGKKIDEVGKGASRKVGKWITAKAFWGISWLKLISCLLLLVLVVLVERMVRYFLLRKLQLQSEDKRAVQWWRLFLKALSKPLSLFIRIYGVYWALSPILGYFNAADGSNYVHHVASKVADLGGTVALFWFIYRFVNVVDLQLRKWAAQTESTIDDMLVPLVGRTLRVFILIIGGIMVVQNMTGIEVGPLIASLGIGGLAFALAGKDSIANFLGSLTILLDKPFQVGERIAIDSYDGFVENVGFRSTRVRTLAGHLVSIPNEKIINSTLENIGKRPYLRWQTNLTITYDTPPEKVERAVHIVEGILENHEGMREDLPPRVYFNAFNDWSLNIAVFAWYHPPNYWDYQAWIQKTCLEIMRRFKEEGIEFAFPSQTVYHVNEEKHLELQVLRDKIV